One stretch of Rhizoctonia solani chromosome 8, complete sequence DNA includes these proteins:
- a CDS encoding Vegetative incompatibility protein HET-E-1 codes for MLVGKPEDEFPLSSCGEHAEQDAGVSDPASDNHGGTSGEENITPYISRLSFRISTFDRPSGAKGGAWAGLRVLLKTLRETPAMFGPVVSAASILLDCLDTIEAVARNQRDYEYLATELGALSKSLVITYKRAAPGSDSDCVTGIAKATEREAKETESKTERRTGRRMLMANADQQDLMERCKRIESLFRQLQTNTGMSTWANTNELVNFRLAVLNAQMKATYDSQLSSSTNRRTCTEGTRVQVLHKLKGWAYNTRGQAAYWMSGMAGTGKTTIACTFAEWLEREAAGAKLLLYAGLCRLPRRNSDDTYGGIPAHRVLRPIPALVSLSYTLFC; via the exons ATGCTGGTAGGGAAACCGGAGGATGAGTTCCCCCTATCTTCCTGCGGTGAACATGCGGAACAAGATGCCG GCGTTTCGGACCCGGCCAGTGATAACCATGGAGGCACCTCTGGTGAAGAGAACATAACACCCTACATTAGTCGACTGTCGTTTCGTATCTCGACATTTGACCGTCCATCCGGGGCCAAGGGCGGAGCATGGGCTGGGCTCCGGGTGTTGCTCAAGACGCTGAGGGAAACTCCCGCCATGTTTGGTCCAGTCGTCTCGGCGGCAAGTATACTGCTCGACTGCCTGGACACTATTGAG GCGGTGGCGCGAAATCAACGCGACTACGAGTATCTGGCGACCGAGCTTGGTGCACTCAGCAAATCGCTAGTGATCACCTATAAGAGAGCTGCACCAGGCTCAGATAGCGACTGCGTGACTGGGATTGCCAA AGCAACCGAACGAGAGGCAAAAGAAACCGAGAGCAAGACTGAACGGAGGACTGGGAGGCGGATGCTGATGGCGAACGCGGACCAGCAGGACCTAATGGAACGGTGCAAGCGGATAGAGTCACTGTTTCGGCAGTTGCAG ACGAACACTGGGATGAGTACTTGGGCAAACACAAATGAACTAGTG AACTTCAGACTGGCGGTACTAAACGCGCAGATGAAGGCAACATACGACTCACAGCTCTCATCATCGACCAACAGACGGACATGCACAGAAGGCACACGGGTTCAGGTACTCCACAAACTCAAGGGCTGGGCGTACAACACGCGAGGACAAGCAGCATACTGGATGAGCGGTATGGCAGGCACCGGCAAGACCACGATCGCGTGCACGTTCGCCGAGTGGCTCGAGAGAGAAGCTGCTGGCGCCAAGCTTCTTCTATATGCGGGCCTCTGCCGACTGCCACGACGTAACTCGGATGATACCTACGGGGGCATACCAGCTCACAGGGTACTCCGTCCCATTCCAGCTTTGGTCAGCCTCTCCTATACATTATTCTGTTAG
- a CDS encoding Vegetative incompatibility protein HET-E-1: MSTSNNRSRNKKGKVRRWLDSLLCVSSPESSPAPSAHRDSTSHRPLALEPASSGQNTEPSRQNMIPSTNEPRLAVPSDSLPVPSALSAEPQIPPPVSTRAHTPVPDSTAKVDGAKGTESGSPLPTPNPELVDDQSHAVHEAAPATTTTEPAEATNKTWAGLPGSLRKLMSVAGLIPSVGDAARVLLDCVDTTEVAANNKRDYEDLETELTALSDTLAQQIEGMESEAVSKCVSGVAHGIEKQANEIKKKKERGTARPLLEASSDEEDVMRHYRRIQSLFRQLQANLSMNTWSVAHDLMVNTRLEGLGPERQAAYDSALSETVGRRTCTEGTRTKVLSDLVEWVHDKNAPAIYWMNGMAGTGKTTIAYSFAEWLKQHELLAGSFFCTRTSAACRDVAKIVPTVVYQLARYSATFQSILYDILNADPDAGSKSIPKQFEALLKEALQKTAEKGKGDALDNLVVVIDALDECEDQRGVETIVDMLFRYAPHLGLKFFVTSRPEPGIYTKMTANVDLRGGMVLHDIEQSLVSKDIKLYLEQELARIPVDISDMDLEGLVDRSGALFIYAATLVRYIGTVKVDPYDRLQAILHSTPGADREHPQIDELYTAILMSALEDKDLGEPDKERIRAVLRTVLMAQEPIGVETIALLAGIDSSRRVEYALLPLRSVLHQSESTGLVSTLHASFPDFMFSPTRSGSYFCDIDKHSPGMVYRCFAVMKDQLRFNICDLPSSFIADENVDNLQDRIKHRISPSLAYVCRYWTSHVSVAPANDDLLEDLSVFLSERLLFWMEVMSLRRELLVGIEGFLALKQWLKKTKGQTSEVAILIEDASNFYTSYASSSACRCTPHIYISCLPFCPRSSTVYKQYWPRMQGLVELKGSLMDRRETAALATWNIRSTVRSVAYSGDGSRVAVGCYDGTVSIRNAYDGTLLVGPWNAHTGDVRSVVFSPDGRLVASGAYDCTIRVWDVRTGTPVAGPFRGHTDYVNSVSFSPGSKRIVSGSGDKTVCIWDTADGTLLVGPLHGHTGSVNSVTYSPDGTLIASASEDKTIRLWHSDDGTPAASPLQGHTDFVNSVTFTPDGTRLVSGSYDGTVRVWRVSDGSAVATPFQGHSGRVFSVAVSPDGMLVASGSGDRTVRVWRMSDGSLAAGPFLGHTLTILSVGYSPDGTRVISGSYDGTVRVWNVREGMASPASSEAGPSYITSLWFSPDGAHVLTVSGQGERRMWDVSSGISQPAPPDTQIPHPPSDVASPDRSYTAETDTRGELAQVVRTDDRSVAVGPFDRPPRVWQFSHDSTCVIVGFLDGRIEGICLQTGQTVFQLRSDNDDYVALIAECPDHSLLASFDSSVLHTSPTIRIWSMAGPTLCFQSSDDPSLDPGPGQTLSGIYDQCHINRDGWMVSSNGLLLCLPSEIADAGLSPFASVIVATLGTLQVSKQMLLVGPEWDKCYIRG, from the exons ATGTCGACGAGTAACAACAGGTCAAGAAATAAGAAAGGAAAAGTGCGACGCTGGCTGGATAGTCTCCTCTGCGTGTCGTCGCCCGAGTCATCGCCCGCTCCGTCTGCTCATCGAGACTCGACCTCACATCGACCACTCGCTTTGGAACCAGCCAGCAGCGGTCAGAACACCGAACCCAGTAGACAGAACATGATCCCATCGACCAACGAGCCCCGCCTCGCTGTGCCATCCGACTCTCTCCCAGTGCCTTCCGCACTTAGCGCCGAACCCCAAATCCCTCCACCGGTTTCGACAAGGGCCCATACTCCTGTTCCTGACTCTACTGCCAAAGTGGATGGAGCCAAGGGCACCGAGTCCGGCTCGCCCTTACCGACGCCAAACCCCGAGCTGGTCGACGATCAATCTCACGCAGTCCACGAGGCGGCCCCAGCTACGACCACGACAGAACCAGCGGAAGCCACGAACAAAACATGGGCTGGGCTACCTGGATCGCTCAGAAAGCTGATGAGCGTGGCTGGATTGATTCCCTCGGTTGGGGATGCTGCTAGAGTGCTTCTTGACTGCGTGGACACGACCGAG GTGGCTGCCAACAACAAGCGAGACTACGAAGATCTGGAAACGGAGCTCACCGCGCTGAGCGACACCCTGGCCCAGCAGATCGAGGGCATGGAATCGGAAGCAGTGTCGAAGTGTGTGTCTGGCGTTGCTCA CGGGATCGAGAAGCAGGCGAATGAgatcaagaagaagaaagaaagaggaaCAGCAAGGCCACTGTTGGAGGCAAGCTCGGACGAGGAAGATGTGATGCGACACTACCGGCGGATACAGTCGCTGTTTCGGCAGCTGCAG GCGAACCTGAGCATGAATACCTGGAGTGTCGCACACGATCTGATGGTG AACACGCGGCTAGAGGGCCTAGGACCAGAGAGGCAAGCTGCATACGACTCGGCGCTCTCGGAAACCGTCGGCAGGCGCACATGTACCGAAGGCACGCGCACCAAAGTCCTATCTGACCTAGTGGAATGGGTACACGACAAGAACGCACCTGCGATATACTGGATGAACGGCATGGCGGGCACGGGCAAGACGACGATCGCATACTCATTCGCGGAATGGCTGAAGCAGCACGAGCTACTGGCGGGGAGCTTCTTCTGCACTCGGACGTCGGCTGCGTGCCGGGACGTGGCGAAGATCGTACCGACGGTGGTATACCAGCTGGCGCGGTACTCGGCGACATTCCAATCGATACTATACGACATCCTGAATGCAGATCCTGACGCCGGGTCGAAGAGCATACCAAAGCAGTTCGAGGCGCTACTGAAAGAGGCGTTGCAGAAGACAGCGGAAAAGGGCAAAGGCGATGCACTCGACAACCTGGTGGTAGTGATCGATGCGCTGGACGAATGCGAAGACCAGAGGGGCGTAGAGACCATAGTCGACATGCTGTTCCGTTACGCGCCTCACCTTGGGCTCAAGTTCTTCGTTACCAGTCGACCAGAGCCTGGGATATACACCAAAATGACGGCGAATGTTGATCTTCGGGGCGGGATGGTGCTGCATGACATCGAGCAGTCGCTGGTGAGCAAAGACATCAAGCTGTACCTGGAGCAAGAGCTGGCACGCATCCCCGTTGATATTTCCGACATGGACCTTGAGGGGCTTGTGGATCGGTCGGGAGCGCTGTTCATCTATGCAGCCACACTCGTCCGGTATATTGGCACCGTGAAGGTCGACCCGTACGATCGCCTACAAGCAATACTTCACTCGACTCCGGGGGCCGATCGGGAGCACCCACAAATCGATGAGCTATATACGGCAATACTAATGTCGGCGTTGGAAGACAAGGACCTGGGCGAGCCGGATAAGGAAAGGATCCGAGCGGTGTTACGTACGGTGCTTATGGCCCAGGAGCCGATCGGTGTGGAGACCATTGCCCTACTAGCCGGGATCGACAGTTCGAGGCGTGTGGAGTACGCGCTCTTGCCGCTCCGGTCGGTGCTGCATCAGTCCGAGTCGACGGGTCTCGTGTCTACGCTGCACGCATCGTTCCCAGACTTCATGTTCAGTCCTACACGATCGGGGTCATACTTCTGCGACATCGACAAACATAGCCCCGGAATGGTCTATCGATGCTTTGCAGTGATGAAAGACCAGCTGCGGTTCAACATATGCGACCTGCCTTCGTCGTTCATAGCCGATGAAAACGTCGACAACTTGCAAGACCGGATCAAACACCGGATCTCGCCGTCACTGGCATATGTGTGTCGGTACTGGACCAGTCATGTCAGCGTTGCACCTGCGAACGACGATCTACTGGAGGACCTGAGTGTGTTCCTATCGGAGCGGCTGCtattctggatggaggtcaTGAGCCTGCGACGTGAGCTGCTGGTAGGGATCGAAGGGTTTCTGGCACTGAAGCAGTGGCTGAAA AAAACGAAGGGTCAAACATCCGAGGTGGCGATATTGATCGAGGACGCCAGCAACTTCTACACCAGCTATGCCTCCAGCTCAGCATGTCGCTGCACACCGCACATCTACATCTCATGCCTTCCGTTCTGTCCTCGATCAAGCACGGTGTACAAGCAGTACTGGCCCCGGATGCAAGGGCTGGTGGAGCTGAAGGGCAGCCTGATGGACCGCAGAGAGACAGCCGCACTGGCCACCTGGAACATTCGCTCGACAGTACGGTCGGTGGCGTACTCAGGGGATGGCAGTCGAGTTGCAGTCGGATGCTATGACGGAACAGTGAGCATACGGAACGCATACGATGGCACGCTGCTTGTTGGGCCCTGGAATGCTCACACCGGGGATGTTCGTTCAGTTGtgttctcgcctgatggcagaCTTGTTGCCTCGGGGGCATATGATTGCACCATCAGAGTGTGGGACGTGCGCACTGGCACTCCTGTTGCCGGCCCATTCCGCGGTCACACCGACTATGTCAACTCAGTCTCGTTCTCACCCGGCAGCAAGCGCATAGTCTCTGGCTCCGGCGACAAGACCGTTTGTATATGGGACACGGCCGATGGTACACTGCTTGTGGGTCCGTTGCACGGTCATACCGGCTCAGtcaactccgtgacgtactcacccgacggcacacTCATTGCCTCTGCTTCTGAAGACAAGACTATCCGACTGTGGCACTCGGACGACGGCACTCCTGCTGCTTCCCCACTTCAAGGTCACACCGACTTTGTCAACTCTGTTACGTTCACGCCCGATGGCACTCGACTTGTCAGCGGGTCATACGACGGGACCGTTCGTGTGTGGAGGGTGTCGGATGGGTCGGCTGTCGCCACTCCATTTCAGGGTCATTCAGGTCGCGTCTTCTCGGTGGCAGTGTCGCCTGATGGCATGCTTGTTGCATCTGGCTCCGGGGATCGTACTGTGCGAGTGTGGAGGATGAGCGATGGGTCACTTGCTGCCGGTCCATTTCTTGGCCATACTCTTACGATTTTGTCAGTTGGGTACTCACCGGATGGGACGCGAGTCATCTCTGGCTCTTATGATGGGACCGTTCGTGTTTGGAATGTGCGGGAAGGCATGGCGTCCCCTGCCTCCTCAGAAGCTGGTCCATCATACATCACATCCCTCTggttctcgcctgatggcgcTCATGTGTTGACAGTGTCGGGTCAGGGCGAGAGGCGCATGTGGGATGTCTCGAGTGGCATATCCCAGCCAGCGCCACCCGATACCCAGATTCCTCACCCCCCATCCGATGTAGCATCTCCTGATAGGTCCTACACTGCTGAAACCGATACGCGTGGAGAGCTAGCACAGGTTGTGCGCACGGACGACAGGTCTGTGGCTGTTGGGCCGTTTGATCGCCCCCCTCGAGTATGGCAGTTCTCTCACGACAGTACCTGCGTCATTGTGGGCTTTTTGGATGGCAGGATTGAGGGGATATGTCTACAGACTGGGCAGACTGTGTTCCAGTTGCGCTCTGATAACGACGACTATGTTGCCCTGATTGCAGAGTGCCCGGATCATTCACTTCTTGCCTCTTTTGACAGCAGCGTGTTGCATACTTCCCCCACTATACGAATCTGGAGCATGGCTGGACCTACACTCTGTTTTCAATCTTCAGACGATCCCTCTCTCGATCCGGGGCCAGGTCAAACACTCTCTGGAATTTACGACCAATGCCATATCAACAGGGATGGGTGGATGGTCAGCAGCAACGGCCTGCTGCTGTGCCTTCCTTCGGAGATAGCTGACGCAGGACTGTCTCCGTTTGCGTCAGTTATTGTCGCAACGTTAGGAACACTACAAGTATCGAAGCAGATGCTATTGGTCGGGCCGGAGTGGGACAAATGCTACATACGGGGCTGA
- a CDS encoding Vegetative incompatibility protein HET-E-1, with translation MISGHLDDGQVDDDQLHKERVYVLPGVVIMFCEYGRLQRAGHAPSCYKRSRDERSLSVYSTTTNTRKMSTRNNRSRNKKGKVRRWLDSLLCVSSPESSPAPSAHRDSTSHRPLASEPASSGQNTEPSRQNIIPSTNEPRLTVPSDSLPVPSALNAEPQIPPPVLARAHTRVPDSTAKVDGAKGTESGSPSSTPNPELVDDQSHAVDEAAPATTTAEPAEATNKTWAGLPGSLRKLMSVAGLIPSVGDAARVLLDCVDTTEVAVDNKQDYEDLATELTALSNTLAQQIEGMGSEAVSKCVSGVAHGIEKQAKEIKKKKERGTARRLLEASSDEEDVMRHYRRIQSLFRQLQANLSMNTWSVANDLMVKTLLKDLGPEMQAAYDSALSETVGRRICTEGTRTKVLSDLVEWVHDKNAPAIYWMNGMAGTGKTTIAYSFAEWLEKHELLAGSFFCTRTSAACRDAAKIVPTVVYQLARYSATFQSALCDILNAASDAGSKSISKQFEALLKEALQKTVEKGKGDALDNLVVVIDALDECEDQRGVETIVDMLFRYAPHLGLKFFVTSRPEPGIYTKMTANVDLRGGMVLHDIEKSLVSKDIKLYLEQELARIPVDVSDMDLEGLVDRSGALFIYAATLVRYIRTVKVDPYDRLQAILHSTPGADREHPQIDELYTAILKSALEDKDLGEPDKERIRAVLRTVLMAQEPIGVETIALLAGIDGSRRVEYALLPLRSVLHQSESTGLVSTLHASFPDFMFSPTRSGSYFCDMDKHSPRMARRCFAVMKDQLRFNICDLPSSFIPDDNVDNLQDRIKHRVSPSLAYVCRYWASHVSVAPANDDLLEDLSVFLSERLLFWMEVMSLRRELLAGIEGFLALKQWLRRPDAVVHKKTKSQASKVATLIEDAINFYTSYASSGACRCTPHIYISCLPFCPRSSTVYKQYWPRMQGLVELKGSLMDRRETAALATWNIPSPVLSVAYSGDGSRVAVGCEDGTVSIRNAYDGTLLVGPWNAHTDYVRSIVFSPDGRLVASGSTDCTIGVWDVRTGSPVVGPFHGHTGDVNSVSFSPDSKRIVSGSFDNTVCIWDTADGTLLVGPLHGHTASVRSVTFSPDGTLIASASKDETIRLWRSDDGTPAASPLQGHTHSVNSVTFTPDGTRLVSGSSDKTVRVWRVSDGSAVATPFQGHSDAIYSVAVSPDGMLVASGSRDRTVRVWRISDGLLAAGPFVGHINRILSVGYSPDGTRVISGSIDGTVRVWNVREGMMSPASSEVDLSFITSLSFLPDGAHVLTVSRGGEMRMWDVSNGISQPAPPDIQVPHPPSHAASPDRSYTAETDTYGRLVQVVRTDDKSVAAGPFDRTPEAWHFSHNSTCVIAGFWDGRIEGICLETGQTAFQLRSANNHHVSLIAECPDHSLLASFDSGSFNTSPTIQIWSMAGPTLCFQSSDNPSLDPGPGQTLSGLYDQCHIDRDGWMVNKSNELLLWLPSEIADAGLSPFVWVIVTGSGTLQLPKRMLVTGDQWYQCYVQH, from the exons ATGATTTCGGGACATTTGGACGATGGCCAGGTGGATGACG ACCAATTGCATAAAGAGCGAGTTTATGTGCTTCCAGGTGTGGTGATCATGTTCTGTGAGTACGGCAGGTTGCAACGTGCAGGCCACGCCCCCTCTTGCTATAAACGATCCAGGGACGAGCGCTCACTGTCAGTCTATTCAACGACGACGAACACTCGAAAAATGTCGACTCGGAACAACAGGTCAAGAAACAAGAAAGGAAAAGTGCGACGCTGGCTGGATAGTCTACTCTGTGTGTCGTCGCCAGAGTCATCGCCCGCTCCGTCTGCTCATCGAGACTCGACCTCACATCGACCACTCGCTTCGGAACCAGCCAGCAGCGGTCAGAACACCGAACCAAGTAGACAGAACATCATTCCATCAACCAACGAGCCTCGCCTCACTGTGCCATCCGACTCTCTCCCAGTGCCTTCCGCCCTTAACGCCGAACCTCAAATCCCTCCACCGGTTTTGGCAAGGGCCCATACTCGTGTTCCTGACTCTACTGCCAAAGTGGATGGAGCCAAGGGCACCGAGTCCGGCTCGCCCTCATCGACGCCAAACCCCGAGCTGGTCGACGATCAATCTCACGCAGTCGACGAGGCGGCCCCAGCTACTACCACGGCAGAACCAGCGGAAGCCACGAACAAAACATGGGCTGGGCTACCTGGATCGCTGAGGAAGCTGATGAGCGTGGCTGGGTTGATTCCCTCGGTTGGGGATGCTGCCAGAGTGCTTCTGGACTGCGTGGACACGACCGAG GTGGCTGTCGACAACAAGCAAGACTACGAAGATCTGGCGACAGAGCTCACCGCGCTAAGCAACACCCTGGCCCAGCAGATCGAGGGCATGGGATCGGAAGCAGTGTCGAAGTGTGTGTCTGGCGTTGCTCA CGGGATCGAGAAGCAGGCGAAGGAgatcaagaagaagaaagaaagggGAACAGCAAGGCGACTGTTGGAGGCAAGCTCGGACGAGGAAGATGTGATGCGACACTACCGGCGGATACAGTCGCTGTTTCGGCAGCTGCAG GCGAACCTGAGCATGAATACCTGGAGTGTCGCAAACGATCTGATGGTG AAAACGCTACTGAAAGACCTAGGACCGGAAATGCAGGCGGCATACGACTCGGCACTCTCGGAAACCGTCGGCAGGCGCATATGCACCGAAGGCACGCGTACCAAAGTCCTATCTGACCTAGTGGAATGGGTACACGACAAGAACGCACCTGCGATATACTGGATGAACGGCATGGCAGGCACGGGCAAGACGACGATCGCATACTCATTTGCCGAATGGCTGGAGAAGCACGAGCTACTGGCGGGGAGCTTCTTCTGCACTCGGACGTCGGCTGCTTGCCGGGACGCGGCGAAGATCGTACCGACGGTGGTATACCAGCTGGCGCGGTACTCGGCGACATTTCAATCCGCCCTGTGCGACATCCTGAATGCGGCTTCCGACGCCGGTTCGAAGAGCATATCAAAGCAGTTCGAGGCGCTACTGAAAGAGGCGTTGCAGAAGACAGTGGAAAAAGGCAAAGGCGATGCACTTGACAACCTGGTGGTAGTGATCGATGCGCTGGACGAATGTGAAGACCAAAGGGGCGTAGAGACCATAGTCGACATGCTGTTCCGTTACGCGCCTCACCTAGGGCTCAAGTTCTTCGTTACCAGTCGACCGGAGCCTGGGATATACACTAAAATGACGGCGAATGTTGATCTTCGGGGCGGGATGGTGCTACATGACATCGAGAAGTCGCTGGTGAGCAAAGACATCAAGCTGTACCTGGAGCAAGAGCTGGCACGCATCCCCGTTGATGTTTCCGACATGGACCTGGAGGGGCTTGTGGATCGGTCGGGAGCGCTGTTCATCTACGCAGCCACACTCGTCCGGTATATTCGCACCGTGAAGGTCGACCCGTACGATCGCCTACAAGCAATACTTCACTCGACTCCGGGGGCCGATCGGGAGCACCCACAAATCGATGAGCTATATACGGCAATACTAAAGTCGGCATTGGAAGACAAGGACCTGGGCGAGCCGGATAAGGAAAGGATCCGAGCGGTGCTACGTACGGTGCTCATGGCCCAGGAGCCGATCGGTGTGGAGACCATAGCGCTGCTAGCCGGGATCGACGGTTCGAGGCGTGTGGAGTACGCGCTCTTGCCGCTCCGGTCGGTGCTGCATCAGTCCGAGTCGACTGGCCTCGTGTCCACGCTGCACGCATCGTTCCCAGACTTCATGTTCAGTCCTACACGATCGGGGTCATACTTCTGCGACATGGACAAACATAGCCCCAGAATGGCCCGTCGATGCTTCGCAGTGATGAAGGACCAGCTGCGGTTCAACATATGCGACCTGCCTTCGTCGTTCATACCCGATGACAACGTCGACAACTTACAAGACCGGATCAAACACCGGGTCTCGCCGTCACTGGCATATGTGTGTCGGTACTGGGCCAGTCATGTCAGCGTTGCACCTGCGAACGACGACCTGCTGGAGGACCTGAGTGTGTTTCTATCGGAGCGGCtactgttctggatggaggtcaTGAGCCTGCGGCGTGAGCTGCTAGCAGGGATCGAAGGGTTTCTGGCACTGAAACAGTGGCTGAGG CGACCTGATGCAGTAGTACATAAGAAAACAAAGAGTCAAGCATCCAAGGTGGCGACATTGATCGAGGACGCAATCAACTTCTACACCAGCTATGCCTCTAGCGGGGCGTGTCGTTGCACACCACACATCTACATCTCATGCCTTCCGTTCTGTCCTCGATCAAGCACGGTGTACAAGCAGTACTGGCCTCGGATGCAAGGGCTGGTGGAGCTGAAGGGCAGTCTGATGGACCGCAGAGAGACAGCCGCACTGGCCACCTGGAACATTCCCTCGCCAGTATTGTCGGTGGCGTACTCAGGGGATGGCAGTCGAGTTGCAGTCGGATGCGAAGACGGAACAGTGAGCATACGGAACGCATACGATGGCACGCTGCTTGTTGGGCCCTGGAATGCTCACACTGACTATGTTCGTTCGATTGtgttctcgcctgatggcagaCTTGTTGCCTCGGGGTCAACTGATTGCACCATCGGAGTGTGGGACGTGCGCACCGGCAGTCCTGTTGTCGGCCCATTCCACGGTCACACCGGCGATGTCAACTCGGtttcgttctcacccgacagcAAGCGCATAGTCTCTGGCTCCTTCGACAACACCGTTTGTATATGGGACACAGCCGATGGCACACTGCTTGTGGGTCCGTTGCACGGTCATACCGCCTCAGTCCGCTCCGTGACGTTCTCGCCCGACGGCACACTCATTGCCTCTGCCTCCAAGGACGAGACTATCCGACTGTGGCGCTCGGACGACGGCACTCCTGCTGCTTCCCCACTTCAAGGTCACACCCACTCTGTCAACTCTGTTACGTTCACGCCCGATGGGACTCGACTTGTCAGCGGGTCATCCGACAAGACCGTTCGTGTGTGGAGGGTGTCGGATGGGTCGGCTGTTGCCACTCCATTTCAGGGTCATTCAGATGCTATCTACTCGGTGGCAGTGTCGCCTGATGGCATGCTTGTTGCATCTGGCTCCAGGGATCGTACTGTGCGAGTGTGGAGGATCAGCGATGGGCTACTTGCTGCCGGTCCATTTGTTGGCCATATTAATCGGATTTTATCAGTTGGGTACTCGCCGGATGGGACGCGAGTCATCTCTGGCTCTATTGATGGGACCGTTCGTGTTTGGAATGTGCGCGAAGGCATGATGTCCCCCGCCTCTTCAGAAGTTGATCTATCATTTATTACATCCCTCTCTTTCTTGCCTGATGGCGCCCATGTGTTGACAGTGTCGCGTGGGGGCGAGATGCGCATGTGGGATGTCTCGAATGGCATATCCCAGCCAGCGCCACCCGACATCCAGGTTCCTCATCCTCCATCTCATGCAGCATCTCCCGATAGGTCATACACTGCTGAAACCGATACGTATGGACGGCTAGTACAGGTTGTGCGCACGGACGACAAGTCTGTGGCTGCTGGGCCGTTTGATCGCACCCCTGAAGCATGGCATTTCTCTCACAACAGTACCTGCGTCATCGCGGGCTTTTGGGATGGCAGGATTGAGGGGATATGTCTGGAGACTGGGCAGACTGCATTCCAGTTGCGCTCCGCTAACAATCACCATGTTAGCCTGATTGCAGAGTGCCCGGATCATTCACTTCTTGCCTCTTTTGACAGCGGCTCATTCAATACTTCCCCCACTATACAAATCTGGAGCATGGCTGGACCTACACTCTGTTTTCAATCCTCAGACAATCCCTCTCTCGATCCGGGGCCAGGTCAGACACTCTCTGGACTTTACGACCAATGCCATATCGATAGGGATGGGTGGATGGTCAACAAAAGCAACGAGCTGCTGCTCTGGCTTCCGTCGGAGATAGCTGATGCAGGACTGTCCCCGTTCGTGTGGGTGATCGTAACAGGGTCGGGGACACTGCAATTACCGAAGCGGATGCTGGTAACCGGGGATCAGTGGTACCAATGCTATGTACAGCATTGA